From one Lysinibacillus sp. G4S2 genomic stretch:
- a CDS encoding BrxA/BrxB family bacilliredoxin — MNAYDEYMKQVVKPMREELVEAGFTELTTADAVNEFMAGAKGTSLVVINSVCGCAAGLARPAAREAVEAVKPDHLVTVFAGQDPEATVAMRSFFEDVPPSSPSMAILKDGELAYFIPREQIEGFPVEQIVTHLTGVLEQTCEK, encoded by the coding sequence ATGAACGCTTACGATGAATATATGAAGCAGGTAGTGAAGCCGATGCGTGAGGAGTTAGTGGAGGCTGGTTTTACGGAGTTGACGACTGCTGATGCGGTGAATGAATTTATGGCGGGGGCGAAGGGGACTTCGTTGGTTGTGATTAACTCGGTTTGTGGTTGTGCGGCTGGGTTGGCGCGTCCGGCTGCTCGTGAGGCAGTGGAGGCGGTTAAGCCTGATCATCTTGTGACTGTTTTTGCGGGTCAGGATCCTGAGGCGACTGTTGCGATGCGTAGCTTTTTTGAGGATGTGCCACCAAGTTCACCATCGATGGCAATTTTAAAGGATGGGGAATTGGCTTACTTCATTCCGCGCGAGCAAATTGAAGGGTTCCCTGTGGAGCAGATTGTTACACATTTAACAGGTGTTTTAGAGCAAACATGCGAGAAGTAA
- a CDS encoding class I SAM-dependent methyltransferase, with the protein MREVITIVTTAGRPDDLSLALAAFACEQLDTSFEPRKKRSVRKISQELHAHVIVAGKNRFEYYAFGAEEPFFFHPNSAAFRLKRVARGEMEPFLEAAQLEKGDSVLDCTLGLAADAMLAAYTVGEAGQVVGLEANPNVAFIVEQGMQSYDTTELPLTACMRQIEVVKTEAVSYLKTLPDNNFDVVYMDPMFEEIIEEANNFEALRVAGEHVTLTDEWVHEAKRVARKRVVLKAHFRSEWFAKYHFQQYKRTTAKFHYGVLNV; encoded by the coding sequence ATGCGAGAAGTAATAACCATTGTTACGACAGCGGGCAGACCAGACGATTTATCGTTGGCGCTCGCTGCTTTTGCATGTGAACAATTAGATACTTCGTTTGAGCCAAGGAAAAAGCGTTCTGTTCGGAAAATCTCTCAGGAATTGCATGCGCATGTGATAGTTGCTGGGAAAAATCGTTTTGAATATTATGCCTTTGGTGCAGAAGAGCCTTTTTTCTTCCATCCAAATTCTGCAGCTTTTCGCTTAAAGCGTGTGGCTCGTGGGGAAATGGAGCCTTTTTTAGAAGCGGCACAGCTTGAAAAAGGGGATTCGGTACTTGACTGTACGCTGGGACTTGCTGCGGATGCAATGCTGGCGGCTTATACTGTGGGTGAAGCGGGCCAGGTTGTTGGGCTGGAAGCGAATCCTAATGTGGCATTTATTGTTGAGCAGGGGATGCAATCCTATGATACGACTGAGCTGCCGTTAACGGCATGTATGCGCCAAATTGAAGTGGTGAAGACGGAAGCGGTTAGCTATTTGAAGACTTTACCGGACAATAATTTTGATGTTGTGTATATGGATCCGATGTTTGAAGAGATTATTGAAGAAGCGAATAATTTTGAGGCATTACGTGTAGCTGGGGAACATGTAACATTAACGGATGAGTGGGTACATGAAGCGAAACGGGTGGCGAGAAAACGGGTCGTGTTAAAGGCTCATTTTCGCTCAGAATGGTTTGCCAAATATCATTTTCAACAATATAAAAGAACAACTGCGAAATTTCATTACGGTGTTCTGAATGTGTAG
- a CDS encoding immunity 22 family protein: MIFNYYEENSGYVSIWAGRLKNKEQLNNYLATVYQREDEADEEFSKKLEQLFLPENQNRACEVELKELYDEFYNQFEYDFGFTFDEDFREALYYESFSTKLDQLLHDDFSYSEQFKGEFISKVGNELSKPYNTIILLYDVNYDGQISTVTHDTIHIDFLGTIFCEEDRG; encoded by the coding sequence GTGATTTTCAACTATTACGAAGAAAATAGCGGTTATGTATCGATTTGGGCTGGTAGATTAAAGAATAAAGAACAGCTTAATAACTATCTTGCGACGGTATACCAGCGTGAGGATGAGGCAGATGAAGAATTCTCCAAAAAGCTAGAGCAACTTTTCCTGCCCGAAAATCAAAACCGAGCGTGTGAAGTTGAATTGAAAGAGCTTTATGATGAATTTTACAATCAATTTGAATATGATTTTGGATTCACCTTTGATGAGGATTTTCGTGAGGCTCTTTATTATGAGTCATTTTCTACTAAACTTGATCAATTACTACATGATGATTTTTCTTATTCAGAACAATTTAAAGGTGAATTTATTTCAAAAGTAGGAAATGAACTATCCAAACCATACAATACGATAATTTTGTTATACGATGTTAATTATGATGGGCAAATTTCAACTGTCACCCATGATACAATCCACATCGATTTTCTTGGTACGATTTTTTGCGAGGAGGATAGGGGATAG
- a CDS encoding ATP-grasp domain-containing protein, which yields MRILFCSDPLNNRSVDVDYELEMNTAKSLGFKVDLIQLEDILDHKIQQALRQIEPSHTLETVIYRGWMLSPENYEKLYQGLLKKNLKLINSPSHYATCHYFPNAYHVIKDYTPKSKWIDIEAVHQDYNTIYEVVAEFHHQPILIKDYVKSRKHEWEDACFIPDASDKKQLDFVVKNFIERQGQDLNGGLVFREFIPLEKVAEHPKSGMPLSREYRLMFYNRQLLQLLDYWEEVTYDNEPPSLDGFITLASQLNSNFFSIDIGKTVDGRWIIIEVGDGQVSGLPENVVEVEKFYKSLSNEN from the coding sequence ATGAGAATTCTTTTTTGTAGTGATCCTTTAAACAACCGATCTGTTGATGTTGATTATGAATTAGAAATGAATACAGCGAAATCGCTTGGGTTTAAGGTTGATTTAATTCAACTTGAGGATATATTGGATCATAAAATTCAACAGGCACTGCGTCAAATTGAGCCTTCACATACACTGGAAACGGTCATATACCGTGGCTGGATGTTGAGTCCTGAAAATTATGAGAAGTTATATCAAGGATTGTTAAAGAAAAACTTGAAACTCATTAACAGTCCATCGCATTACGCTACATGTCATTATTTTCCGAACGCCTATCATGTTATTAAAGATTATACACCTAAAAGTAAATGGATTGACATAGAGGCTGTTCATCAAGATTACAATACAATCTACGAGGTTGTTGCTGAATTTCATCATCAACCGATCCTAATTAAGGACTATGTGAAATCAAGAAAGCATGAGTGGGAAGATGCGTGTTTTATTCCTGATGCGTCTGATAAAAAACAGCTTGATTTTGTTGTTAAAAATTTTATTGAGAGACAAGGGCAGGATCTCAATGGTGGGCTTGTCTTTCGAGAATTTATTCCATTAGAGAAGGTGGCTGAACACCCTAAGAGTGGTATGCCGTTGTCGAGAGAATATAGATTGATGTTTTACAATCGTCAACTATTACAATTGTTGGATTACTGGGAAGAGGTTACATATGATAATGAACCACCCAGTTTGGACGGATTTATTACGTTAGCTAGTCAGCTAAACAGTAACTTTTTCTCCATCGATATAGGGAAAACCGTTGATGGTAGATGGATAATTATTGAGGTTGGGGATGGGCAAGTGTCAGGGTTGCCTGAAAATGTTGTTGAGGTGGAAAAATTTTATAAATCTTTGAGCAATGAAAATTAA
- a CDS encoding AroM family protein — protein MNKVGILTIGESPRSDITPTFKEMFKGNIKIVERGALDSLDEAQLLKVIPKKEKNIYVSRLRDGRSIRISRRKLLPLLQDELSKLEQEVDCVVILCTDDFPTLKSSKPIFYPNRIVTQVLAAMVKHQKIGLIVPLEEQREAMLEKWKDITDDITITVASPYDYGNFKAAAQYLKDYRVDLIILDCMGYNEGHKQLVKKESGILTILPCTLVARILSEYL, from the coding sequence ATGAATAAAGTCGGTATATTAACAATCGGAGAATCGCCTCGTTCAGACATTACACCAACATTTAAAGAAATGTTTAAAGGAAATATTAAAATTGTGGAAAGGGGAGCATTAGATTCCTTAGACGAAGCGCAATTACTAAAAGTTATTCCGAAAAAAGAAAAGAATATCTATGTTTCGCGATTGCGTGATGGCAGATCGATAAGAATAAGTAGAAGAAAATTATTACCGTTATTACAAGATGAATTATCAAAGTTAGAACAAGAAGTTGATTGCGTCGTTATACTATGTACAGATGATTTTCCAACTTTAAAAAGTAGTAAGCCTATTTTTTATCCAAATCGAATAGTAACACAAGTTCTTGCTGCAATGGTCAAACATCAGAAGATAGGGTTAATCGTCCCGTTAGAAGAACAGCGGGAAGCGATGCTGGAAAAATGGAAGGATATTACGGATGATATAACTATTACTGTTGCCTCACCATATGATTATGGCAACTTTAAAGCAGCCGCTCAATACCTTAAAGATTACCGGGTCGATCTAATTATTTTAGATTGTATGGGATATAATGAAGGACATAAGCAATTAGTAAAAAAAGAGAGTGGTATTTTAACAATTTTGCCATGTACTTTAGTAGCAAGAATTCTGAGTGAATACTTATGA
- a CDS encoding DUF771 domain-containing protein: protein MGDLENRIGKKQVWIKDNILYPQKFKRQLDVSQGGFVYYPKAKGEKWSFLASKMSRFLEDNFYLIFSK from the coding sequence ATGGGCGACTTAGAAAATCGCATTGGCAAAAAACAAGTGTGGATCAAAGATAATATACTGTATCCACAAAAATTCAAACGACAGCTAGATGTTTCGCAAGGTGGCTTTGTTTACTATCCAAAAGCAAAAGGTGAAAAATGGAGTTTCTTGGCCTCTAAGATGTCTAGATTTCTTGAAGATAATTTTTATTTAATATTTAGTAAATAA
- a CDS encoding YpjP family protein: MKKWVKKSIVIMVAFLTLGLITPTHEIWDAFDQNASNRSSIDSSPGTSNAVAAKPVEDRTEILQEPIDYGALLVDAAKEQSYIKFGTKIGPKISNEFDSIIFPKMEEAIAMTVAGLDDTSLASLSISEKPSGNYGEKIFNITSNESGKDLIRFHVRTEKRPQEGYYYNFHYHSVEDDFIAHNNLGDIYWEKNTPPKWLS, from the coding sequence ATGAAAAAGTGGGTTAAAAAGAGTATCGTCATAATGGTTGCGTTTTTAACATTAGGATTAATTACGCCAACACATGAAATATGGGATGCATTCGATCAAAATGCTTCGAATCGTTCATCAATTGATTCATCACCAGGGACAAGCAATGCCGTTGCAGCTAAACCAGTTGAAGATCGGACCGAAATACTTCAGGAACCGATAGACTACGGAGCATTGCTCGTTGATGCAGCTAAAGAGCAATCCTACATAAAGTTCGGCACAAAAATTGGACCGAAAATTAGCAATGAGTTTGACTCCATTATCTTCCCTAAAATGGAAGAAGCAATTGCGATGACTGTAGCGGGCTTAGACGATACATCATTAGCATCCCTATCAATTTCAGAAAAGCCAAGTGGTAACTATGGTGAAAAAATATTTAATATTACTAGCAATGAATCAGGTAAGGATTTAATTCGCTTCCACGTTCGTACAGAAAAAAGACCACAGGAAGGCTATTACTACAACTTCCACTACCACAGTGTCGAGGACGACTTTATAGCACACAACAATTTAGGGGATATTTACTGGGAGAAGAACACACCTCCAAAATGGCTATCCTAA
- a CDS encoding erythromycin esterase family protein, giving the protein MTKGKKRKVLLSWSIALTSFVAFNGVSNASAAVPTTEERIALENNLEANQAHTSDKTLQEWKKWTNDHAYSLTSIQPETFSKQKIPSSKFEDLEMLKPLLHDKRIVFLGESSHGVAEFNLAKTRIIQFLHQEMGYNVLAFESGLGNVMNAQGHIDKQTAQQTMKDAIFGVWWTKETLPLFEYTKKTQNTDKPLKLAGLDIQLQGAFTNGDWLQNSQLAKQFSDAEKQLAEWSFSNDLKGYQKVQPSIIAVYKQVKSQVPLKEKELKAAYPNEPHIVKLMERTLADRIRLADEYVELSIKTIIELEQDKFDSYLKTMEWRDQAMMENLLWLAEEIYPTEKFIVWAHNDHIRKAQSEVMGSDPIKLMGERLPDIYKKYSYVLGLYMAGGETANNIGEPMTVLPPIKGSIEDILSSTNKPYTFIDLRNRQNERGNSWMFEPRLSYSWGVMEESLVPRDQYDGILLIDKVSKPNYIK; this is encoded by the coding sequence ATGACAAAAGGTAAGAAACGTAAGGTTTTATTATCATGGAGTATTGCGCTAACAAGTTTTGTTGCGTTTAACGGAGTATCAAATGCATCCGCAGCAGTTCCGACAACAGAAGAGCGCATAGCATTAGAGAACAATTTGGAAGCAAATCAAGCTCATACATCCGATAAAACACTTCAGGAGTGGAAAAAGTGGACAAACGACCATGCTTACAGCTTGACATCCATTCAACCTGAAACATTTAGTAAACAAAAGATTCCATCAAGTAAATTTGAAGATTTAGAGATGCTTAAGCCTTTATTGCATGATAAGCGCATCGTTTTTTTAGGGGAAAGTTCTCACGGTGTGGCTGAATTTAACCTAGCAAAAACACGTATTATTCAATTTTTACACCAAGAAATGGGCTATAACGTTCTTGCCTTTGAAAGTGGTTTAGGGAATGTCATGAATGCCCAAGGACATATCGACAAACAAACAGCGCAACAAACGATGAAGGATGCTATTTTTGGTGTATGGTGGACGAAAGAAACACTACCGTTATTTGAATATACTAAAAAAACGCAGAATACAGATAAACCATTAAAATTAGCAGGCTTAGATATTCAACTGCAAGGTGCATTTACAAACGGTGACTGGCTACAAAATAGTCAGCTTGCGAAACAGTTCAGTGATGCAGAGAAGCAACTGGCAGAATGGAGCTTCAGTAATGATTTAAAGGGCTATCAAAAAGTACAACCAAGCATTATCGCAGTATATAAACAAGTAAAATCACAAGTACCGCTTAAAGAAAAAGAGTTAAAAGCAGCTTATCCGAACGAGCCTCATATTGTAAAGCTTATGGAACGTACTTTAGCTGACCGTATCCGTTTAGCAGACGAATATGTAGAACTATCCATTAAAACAATTATTGAATTAGAACAAGATAAATTTGACTCATATTTAAAGACAATGGAATGGCGTGACCAGGCGATGATGGAAAACCTACTTTGGTTAGCAGAAGAAATTTATCCAACTGAAAAGTTTATCGTCTGGGCTCATAATGACCATATTCGTAAAGCACAATCCGAAGTAATGGGTTCTGATCCGATAAAATTAATGGGTGAGCGTCTACCAGATATCTACAAGAAATATAGCTATGTACTTGGCCTTTATATGGCTGGTGGCGAAACAGCAAATAATATAGGTGAACCTATGACCGTTTTACCGCCAATAAAAGGATCTATCGAGGATATTCTTTCATCGACAAATAAACCATACACATTTATCGACTTACGAAACCGTCAAAATGAACGAGGAAACTCATGGATGTTTGAGCCACGCTTATCATATAGCTGGGGAGTCATGGAGGAAAGTCTAGTTCCACGCGATCAATATGATGGCATTCTACTAATTGATAAAGTAAGTAAGCCAAATTATATAAAGTAA
- a CDS encoding O-antigen polymerase translates to MKQFLGKLNKIDTFSPYFFLPFILMLYFFTSMFDWHKFEQFNITVSIWPAVILSVICYYIGVYVIDKLKWTIPSFGLSFLSKYVIHFIVFLTLLGLGAFILMTFEGGLGISDESNRRNLDPKLNFFSQLLWFGVLLLLSYKMIMEKSMSWKKAIIYGSIFAGVILLFLLMAYRTPLIIMLFTGIIIFHYVVKRIKLTWFLTTLLVIGLAFSMFSFIRVITEDQSLEFNKREQPDVELTEEDKEKLLTAEHKVNLTPTWIRAINEESVTSHIVLSTIIEYTKENGYLHGEIHKGIFSTVLPGEQTSPRMKITEVVNSVSVEKGKNITRENRTTTPTFIGQLFLDGGYLLVAIGFFLYGALISLIYNKVKQEGIRSFHTVAYAFTITVFTVSMHTGLLDLIIILMLGFVIIASSIMNMEDKTASVNLKKTAWANNM, encoded by the coding sequence ATGAAACAATTTTTGGGGAAATTAAATAAAATCGATACATTTTCACCGTATTTCTTTTTACCGTTTATTTTAATGCTCTATTTCTTTACGAGCATGTTTGATTGGCATAAGTTTGAACAGTTCAATATAACTGTTTCCATTTGGCCAGCTGTTATTTTATCGGTTATTTGCTATTACATAGGTGTGTACGTTATAGACAAACTGAAATGGACGATTCCTTCATTTGGTCTATCTTTTTTAAGCAAATATGTCATTCATTTTATTGTGTTTCTGACGTTACTTGGCTTAGGTGCCTTCATACTGATGACTTTTGAAGGCGGTCTTGGAATTTCGGATGAGTCAAATCGAAGAAATCTTGATCCAAAGTTGAACTTCTTTAGTCAATTACTATGGTTTGGCGTTTTATTGCTGCTATCGTATAAAATGATTATGGAAAAGAGTATGTCATGGAAAAAAGCGATTATCTATGGTTCTATCTTTGCAGGAGTCATCCTTTTATTCTTGTTAATGGCCTATCGAACGCCATTAATTATTATGCTATTTACAGGAATCATCATTTTCCACTACGTAGTGAAACGTATTAAATTAACGTGGTTTTTAACAACGCTGTTAGTCATTGGTCTCGCTTTCTCAATGTTTAGTTTTATTCGTGTAATAACGGAGGATCAATCATTAGAATTCAATAAACGAGAACAACCCGATGTAGAGCTGACGGAAGAGGATAAAGAGAAATTATTAACAGCTGAACATAAAGTCAACTTAACGCCTACTTGGATACGCGCTATCAATGAGGAAAGTGTGACTAGTCATATCGTGTTAAGTACAATTATTGAGTATACAAAAGAAAATGGTTATTTACACGGTGAAATCCATAAAGGAATCTTTAGTACAGTATTACCTGGAGAGCAAACTTCACCTCGGATGAAAATAACGGAGGTTGTGAATTCCGTGAGTGTGGAGAAGGGCAAGAATATTACACGTGAAAATCGCACAACGACACCAACCTTTATCGGTCAATTATTTTTAGATGGCGGCTATTTATTAGTGGCAATTGGCTTCTTTTTATACGGAGCTTTAATTTCACTGATCTACAATAAAGTGAAGCAGGAAGGTATTCGTAGCTTCCATACTGTCGCATATGCATTCACTATTACGGTATTTACGGTGTCTATGCATACAGGTCTACTCGATTTGATCATAATTTTAATGCTTGGTTTCGTCATTATTGCATCGTCTATTA